A region of Clostridium acetobutylicum ATCC 824 DNA encodes the following proteins:
- the ptsP gene encoding phosphoenolpyruvate--protein phosphotransferase — MIKKGISASKGYAIGHVFIKADNEVKIVEKKISDIESEKARLQGAVEKAREQLTKIKEKAEKDLGADKAAVFESHMMFLDDPDFIGSAENIISDEMINAEKALENVMKNYVAIFEGIEDEYVKERIADVKDVGNRVLQNLAGNDMTSLADVDNNTVVVAHDLTPSDTAQLDKNRVIGFLTNIGGRTSHSAIMARTLEIPAVVGLQDIVESVKNGDTIVVDGAEGIAIINPDEATLKEYEAKKAEYEKKQEKLRELINVETRTKEGKRVEVCGNIGKAKDVEAVLQNGGDGVGLFRTEFLYMDRDQMPTEDEQFEAYKAVVEKMGEKPVVIRTLDIGGDKKLPYLPLPEEMNPFLGYRAIRLCLGRKDIFKIQLRALLRASVYGNLKIMFPMISSLEEFLSAKEVLKECMGELDKEGKKYNAKLETGIMVEIPAAAVNSEELAKYVDFFSIGTNDLIQYTLAADRMNEKVSYLYNPMHPAVLKLIKMTIQSAHKEGKWCGMCGEMAGDEKAIPTLVEYGLDEFSMSASSILTAKELIMKA, encoded by the coding sequence ATGATAAAAAAAGGAATATCTGCCTCAAAAGGATATGCTATAGGACATGTTTTTATTAAAGCCGATAATGAAGTTAAAATAGTTGAAAAAAAGATAAGTGATATAGAAAGCGAAAAAGCTAGACTCCAAGGTGCAGTTGAAAAAGCAAGAGAGCAACTCACAAAAATCAAAGAAAAAGCAGAAAAAGATTTAGGTGCTGATAAAGCAGCAGTATTTGAAAGTCATATGATGTTTCTTGATGATCCAGATTTTATTGGTTCAGCAGAAAATATAATCTCAGACGAAATGATTAATGCTGAAAAAGCACTTGAAAACGTAATGAAAAATTATGTAGCAATCTTTGAAGGCATTGAAGATGAATATGTAAAAGAGAGAATTGCAGATGTAAAGGATGTTGGAAATAGAGTTTTACAAAACCTTGCAGGAAACGATATGACTTCTCTTGCAGATGTAGATAATAACACAGTTGTAGTTGCACATGATTTAACACCATCAGATACAGCTCAACTTGATAAAAATAGAGTAATAGGTTTCTTAACAAATATAGGTGGAAGAACTTCACACAGTGCTATAATGGCAAGAACACTTGAAATACCAGCTGTTGTTGGTCTTCAAGACATAGTAGAAAGTGTTAAGAACGGAGATACAATAGTAGTAGATGGAGCAGAAGGGATTGCTATAATAAATCCTGATGAAGCTACATTAAAAGAGTATGAAGCTAAAAAAGCAGAATATGAAAAGAAACAAGAAAAATTAAGAGAACTAATAAATGTTGAAACAAGAACTAAAGAAGGAAAAAGAGTTGAAGTTTGCGGTAATATAGGAAAGGCTAAAGACGTAGAGGCTGTTCTTCAAAACGGTGGAGATGGAGTAGGTCTTTTCAGAACAGAATTCTTATACATGGATAGAGATCAAATGCCTACAGAAGATGAGCAATTTGAAGCTTATAAAGCTGTAGTAGAAAAAATGGGCGAAAAACCAGTTGTAATTAGAACTTTAGATATAGGTGGAGATAAAAAGCTTCCATACTTACCTCTTCCAGAAGAAATGAATCCATTCCTTGGATACAGAGCTATAAGACTTTGCCTTGGAAGAAAGGATATCTTCAAAATTCAATTAAGAGCGCTTTTAAGAGCTTCTGTATATGGAAACTTAAAAATAATGTTCCCTATGATATCTTCACTTGAAGAATTCTTAAGTGCTAAAGAAGTTCTTAAAGAATGTATGGGCGAACTTGATAAAGAAGGAAAGAAATACAACGCTAAACTTGAAACAGGAATCATGGTTGAAATCCCAGCAGCTGCTGTTAATTCAGAAGAACTTGCGAAATATGTTGATTTCTTTAGTATAGGAACTAACGATCTTATACAATACACTTTGGCAGCAGATAGAATGAATGAGAAGGTTTCATACCTTTACAATCCAATGCACCCTGCTGTACTTAAATTAATCAAAATGACAATTCAATCTGCACACAAAGAAGGAAAATGGTGTGGAATGTGCGGAGAAATGGCTGGAGATGAAAAAGCAATACCAACTCTAGTAGAGTATGGCTTGGATGAATTCTCAATGAGTGCATCTTCAATCTTAACAGCTAAAGAATTGATAATGAAAGCCTAA
- a CDS encoding Ig-like domain-containing protein, with product MNKRIKVFFLVFLIVILGCFTNVFATNNSDAIEIGTSNLNGTAVNSAKVGNQLFHPEVGWARYDDTNPKMLFKGSFNDYPSNVYYNGSTKYGIGTALIKFYGSKFRILMSYNPDRSNSNFVTVDGTKIGQFDQIKGSLIPQALGFQENNLTEGVHVVQIDLGNNSTLDAFDIDDSGYLIQLDKNLTLNKTSETLTVGQTDTLSQVVVPDNAPDKSLTWTSSDPSIANVDTFGKVTAVKAGSAIITATTNDGSNLTSSCAVNVKDSNTTISLNKTTDNLTVGANDTLTATITPTDAVDKNVTWTSSDPSIATVDASGKITAVKPGTVTVTATTDNGKTASCNVTVENNTVNLTIFMQDSTTRQYTITKDEFTKFTNWYNLRANGGTFSDSYTFNLPVDASSSVIRRTVYFTTIESFEIISDDVPVEERNNTLTLLMKNSTIRKYSLTASEVNNFNNWYDLRSNNQTLQSYYIFNVPADDFSPARKDYILFNNITDSQVQ from the coding sequence ATGAATAAAAGAATAAAAGTCTTCTTTTTAGTCTTTTTAATTGTAATTTTAGGTTGCTTCACAAATGTTTTCGCTACTAATAATAGTGACGCTATTGAAATAGGTACCTCTAATCTAAATGGTACTGCTGTAAATAGCGCTAAAGTTGGAAATCAACTATTTCATCCAGAAGTAGGTTGGGCAAGATATGACGATACTAATCCAAAAATGTTATTTAAAGGATCATTTAATGATTACCCATCTAATGTATATTACAATGGTTCAACAAAATATGGTATTGGAACTGCACTAATTAAATTTTACGGTTCTAAATTTAGAATTTTAATGAGTTATAATCCAGATAGAAGTAATTCTAACTTTGTAACTGTTGATGGTACAAAAATAGGTCAATTTGATCAAATAAAAGGCTCTCTAATACCTCAAGCTTTAGGATTTCAAGAAAATAATTTAACTGAAGGTGTTCATGTTGTACAAATTGATTTAGGAAATAATTCTACACTGGATGCATTCGATATAGATGATTCTGGTTATCTAATTCAACTAGACAAAAATTTAACCTTAAATAAAACATCAGAAACATTAACCGTTGGACAAACTGATACTTTATCACAAGTAGTAGTTCCAGATAACGCTCCTGATAAATCACTAACTTGGACCTCAAGTGATCCTTCAATTGCCAATGTTGATACTTTTGGTAAAGTTACAGCTGTAAAAGCCGGCTCAGCTATTATTACTGCCACTACTAATGATGGTAGCAATTTAACCTCTTCTTGTGCGGTTAATGTAAAAGATTCCAACACTACAATATCACTAAACAAAACTACTGATAATTTAACTGTGGGTGCTAATGATACTTTAACTGCTACTATTACACCTACTGATGCAGTAGATAAAAATGTAACCTGGACTTCAAGTGATCCTTCAATTGCTACTGTTGATGCTTCTGGTAAAATTACAGCTGTAAAACCTGGAACTGTTACTGTTACTGCTACTACTGATAATGGTAAAACAGCTTCCTGCAATGTTACCGTAGAAAATAATACTGTTAATTTAACTATATTTATGCAGGACTCAACTACAAGACAGTATACTATAACAAAAGATGAATTCACTAAATTCACAAATTGGTACAATCTTAGGGCAAATGGCGGTACTTTCTCTGACTCTTACACATTTAACTTACCAGTAGATGCCTCCTCATCTGTTATAAGACGTACTGTATACTTTACTACCATAGAATCTTTTGAAATTATTTCCGACGATGTTCCTGTAGAAGAAAGAAACAATACTTTAACTTTACTAATGAAAAATTCAACTATAAGAAAATATTCTTTAACTGCAAGTGAAGTTAATAACTTTAACAATTGGTATGATCTTAGATCAAATAACCAAACTCTTCAATCTTACTATATATTCAATGTTCCTGCAGATGATTTTTCACCTGCTAGAAAAGATTATATTTTATTTAATAATATAACAGATTCTCAAGTTCAGTAA
- a CDS encoding citrate lyase holo-[acyl-carrier protein] synthase → MGDNNILEQNDTKNSLRRFLLDKYKMTVVVVSVDHVGINGNNYSIDTTVDKISTTISQKFVTTVFLKIIKIIEEVPVIFIVIDEDSSRVANVIKDIKERNFIRAYMDVEVFDRNEESVLKERIMG, encoded by the coding sequence ATGGGTGATAATAATATATTAGAACAAAATGATACTAAAAATTCTTTGAGGAGATTTCTTTTAGATAAGTATAAAATGACAGTAGTAGTTGTGTCAGTAGATCATGTAGGTATTAATGGTAATAATTATTCAATTGATACGACAGTTGACAAAATAAGTACCACAATTTCGCAAAAATTTGTAACTACAGTATTTCTTAAGATTATAAAGATCATAGAAGAAGTACCTGTGATATTTATAGTTATTGATGAAGATTCATCTAGAGTAGCAAATGTAATAAAAGACATAAAGGAAAGAAATTTTATCAGAGCATACATGGATGTAGAGGTCTTTGATAGAAATGAAGAAAGTGTTTTAAAAGAAAGAATAATGGGATAA
- a CDS encoding sigma 54-interacting transcriptional regulator: MFKNCITVNIKNGVHTRIAAMIVHEASKLKEKYGINLYVKQMNAKEPIAISMLALLSLKIKENELVEISCFEDTTNGQRAVIELSNYITKSLGENIKSFSNIDAIIEESTLVNENVLENIPMGIIVVDINCNITSINDYALNIMDKNIESVIGMPVLDIIPTSDTPLVIKTKEKKLGKTQHINKHIVISNCCPIISNNNVIGALCVFQDISELVGIKELNERFQKILETSHDLICFIDENRKISYINPTYEKCLNIKSEDVLGKDLMKISPDGYRMKVFNSKKPIENVVYTKNNVGIICTVVPIFIGETFKGVISISKEADEIIKMAKELEKSEEELNYYKDELKRHNKLSASFNNIIGNSSSLRDVLITADKAADSTSTVLIRGESGTGKELIAKAIHNGSPRKDKPFVRVNCAAIPENLIESELFGYEKGAFTGAVKSKPGKFAIANTGTIFLDEIGDIPKSMQVKLLRVLQEREFESVGGIETQKVDVRIIAATNRNLEEMLKTGEFREDLYYRLNVLSIFLPPLRKRKEDINLLVEHFINNISKKLNKPVKKIEESCLSCFMNYNWPGNIRELENIIERSINMCDDGVIMLKDLPFYITNIAPQNDIVKIDDNSPLLKLEDYEKIILTIAMKKYKSYNKVGKILGITHRTVSLKCKKYNIDVQ; the protein is encoded by the coding sequence ATGTTTAAAAATTGTATTACAGTAAATATTAAAAACGGAGTTCACACTAGAATTGCAGCAATGATAGTTCACGAAGCATCTAAGCTTAAAGAAAAATACGGTATTAATTTATATGTAAAGCAAATGAACGCTAAAGAACCAATTGCAATAAGTATGCTGGCACTACTTTCTCTTAAAATCAAAGAAAATGAACTTGTAGAAATTTCCTGCTTCGAAGATACTACAAATGGTCAAAGGGCTGTTATAGAGTTGAGTAATTATATAACTAAAAGCCTCGGTGAGAATATTAAGTCTTTTTCAAATATAGATGCAATAATTGAAGAAAGTACATTAGTCAATGAAAATGTACTTGAAAACATACCTATGGGTATTATAGTGGTAGACATAAATTGCAATATAACTTCTATAAATGACTACGCTCTTAACATTATGGATAAAAACATTGAAAGTGTTATTGGTATGCCAGTATTAGATATTATTCCAACTTCAGATACTCCTCTTGTTATAAAAACTAAAGAGAAAAAGCTAGGAAAAACTCAACACATAAACAAACATATAGTAATATCTAACTGCTGCCCTATAATCTCAAACAATAATGTTATTGGCGCTTTATGTGTATTTCAAGATATTTCAGAGCTGGTAGGCATAAAAGAGCTTAACGAACGCTTTCAAAAAATACTAGAAACTTCCCATGATCTAATATGTTTTATCGACGAAAACAGAAAAATCTCTTACATAAATCCAACTTACGAAAAATGCCTTAACATTAAATCAGAGGATGTACTTGGAAAAGACCTTATGAAAATTTCACCTGATGGATATAGAATGAAAGTCTTCAACTCAAAAAAGCCTATTGAAAATGTAGTCTATACTAAAAATAATGTAGGTATCATATGTACAGTTGTGCCAATTTTTATAGGAGAAACCTTCAAAGGTGTAATCTCAATTTCTAAAGAAGCAGATGAGATTATAAAAATGGCAAAAGAGCTTGAAAAATCAGAGGAAGAACTTAATTACTATAAGGATGAGCTTAAAAGACACAATAAGCTTAGTGCTTCCTTTAATAATATAATAGGCAACAGCAGCTCTCTTAGAGATGTTCTTATAACAGCTGATAAGGCAGCAGATTCAACTTCTACAGTTTTGATAAGAGGCGAAAGTGGTACTGGTAAAGAACTTATCGCAAAAGCTATTCATAATGGAAGCCCAAGAAAGGACAAGCCATTTGTAAGAGTTAACTGTGCTGCAATACCTGAAAATTTAATAGAAAGTGAACTTTTTGGCTATGAAAAAGGTGCCTTTACAGGTGCTGTTAAGTCTAAACCTGGAAAATTCGCTATAGCAAATACAGGAACAATATTTCTCGATGAAATTGGTGATATACCTAAATCAATGCAGGTTAAACTTCTTAGAGTACTTCAAGAACGAGAATTTGAAAGCGTTGGTGGTATTGAAACCCAAAAGGTAGATGTTAGAATTATAGCCGCAACTAACAGAAACCTTGAAGAAATGCTTAAAACTGGTGAGTTTAGGGAAGATTTATACTATAGATTAAACGTACTTTCCATATTTCTTCCCCCTCTAAGGAAAAGAAAAGAAGATATAAATCTTTTAGTTGAGCACTTTATAAATAACATAAGTAAAAAACTCAATAAACCGGTAAAGAAAATTGAAGAAAGTTGTCTTTCATGTTTTATGAATTATAACTGGCCGGGAAATATAAGAGAACTTGAAAATATTATAGAAAGATCTATAAACATGTGCGACGATGGAGTAATAATGTTGAAGGACCTACCATTTTATATAACAAATATTGCTCCTCAAAACGACATTGTAAAGATTGATGATAATAGTCCACTTTTAAAATTAGAAGACTATGAAAAAATAATTTTAACTATCGCTATGAAAAAATATAAAAGCTACAATAAGGTTGGAAAAATTCTAGGAATAACTCATAGAACTGTATCTTTAAAATGTAAAAAGTATAATATAGATGTTCAATAG
- a CDS encoding Fe-S-containing hydro-lyase, with protein MEKLITSPIRQEEIQDLRAGDRVLISGYIYTARDAAHKRLIELLNEGKDLPIDIQNQIIYYAGPTPAKPGKVIGSAGPTTSGRMDAFAPRLLDMGLKGMIGKGARSKEVVESIIKNKAVYFGAVGGAAALISKSIVESKIIAYSDLGSEAIRKLKVIKFPAVVIIDTVGNNLYEIGRKSYLDKFVHE; from the coding sequence ATGGAAAAATTAATAACTTCTCCAATTAGACAAGAAGAAATACAAGATTTAAGAGCTGGGGATAGAGTGCTTATAAGTGGATACATTTATACAGCAAGAGATGCAGCGCATAAGAGACTTATAGAACTTCTAAACGAGGGAAAAGATCTTCCTATTGATATTCAAAATCAGATTATATACTATGCTGGGCCAACACCTGCAAAACCAGGGAAGGTAATAGGATCTGCTGGTCCTACAACTAGTGGTAGAATGGATGCATTTGCTCCAAGGCTTCTTGATATGGGTTTAAAGGGCATGATAGGTAAAGGAGCAAGGTCAAAGGAGGTTGTTGAATCTATTATTAAAAATAAGGCAGTGTATTTTGGAGCAGTAGGGGGAGCAGCTGCACTTATTTCAAAATCTATAGTGGAATCTAAAATTATAGCTTACAGTGATTTAGGATCTGAGGCTATAAGAAAGCTTAAAGTAATAAAATTTCCTGCAGTAGTTATAATTGATACCGTTGGAAATAATCTTTATGAAATAGGAAGAAAAAGTTACCTGGATAAATTTGTGCACGAATAA
- the cwlD gene encoding N-acetylmuramoyl-L-alanine amidase CwlD, protein MLKRDNFFKVFIKVFSVFIAVTFVFSVMPNNVNAKTGKKIILIDPGHGGIDGGANLKDGTLEKDINLAIGLKLKKNLEKKYKVVMTREEDKGLYSENTSTIRKKKEEDLNNRCKLKSTSKCDVFLSIHLNMFPQSQYNGAQVWYANNDASKKLAGILQSNFKENLNKNNKRKEKVSINDYRVLRNSGEVPSVIIECGFLSNPDEAAKLKDGGYQQKLADTIEQSLNEFFNK, encoded by the coding sequence ATGTTAAAAAGAGATAATTTTTTTAAGGTGTTTATAAAAGTTTTCAGCGTTTTTATAGCTGTAACTTTTGTATTTTCAGTAATGCCTAACAATGTAAATGCAAAAACGGGAAAAAAAATTATACTGATAGATCCAGGGCATGGAGGTATTGATGGCGGTGCTAATTTAAAGGATGGTACTTTGGAAAAGGATATAAACCTTGCAATAGGATTAAAACTTAAGAAAAACCTTGAAAAAAAATATAAGGTTGTTATGACAAGAGAAGAAGATAAAGGACTTTATTCCGAAAATACTAGTACCATAAGAAAGAAAAAAGAAGAGGATTTAAATAACAGATGCAAACTTAAGAGTACTTCAAAGTGTGATGTTTTTTTAAGCATTCATCTAAACATGTTTCCGCAGTCGCAGTACAATGGAGCGCAGGTTTGGTATGCTAACAATGATGCAAGTAAAAAACTAGCAGGTATACTTCAGAGTAATTTTAAAGAAAACCTTAATAAAAATAATAAACGAAAAGAAAAGGTTTCAATTAATGATTACAGAGTATTAAGAAATAGCGGAGAAGTTCCGTCTGTTATTATAGAATGTGGATTTCTTTCTAATCCCGATGAAGCTGCTAAGCTCAAAGATGGAGGCTATCAGCAAAAGTTAGCAGATACTATTGAACAATCATTAAATGAATTTTTTAATAAATAG
- a CDS encoding inorganic phosphate transporter has translation MLNSAVLITIIIVILAISFDFLNGFHDSANAIATSVSTRVLSMKSAVIMSAILNFLGAFMSDKVAKTVGDGIIDPSKIVPSVIIVALIAAIIWNLITWYLGIPSSSSHALIGGLIGAAVMYKTSFGVVNWIGFFNKIVLWLFLSPVIGFVVGYIFMILIEWLFHRSKPAFVSRVFSKAQIVSAMLMALNHGGNDAQKSMGVITMALMSSGLLSSFTVPAWVKAACAIAMAFGTSFGGYRIIKTMGMNMAKLAPVNGFAAETGAAAVIFSATMFHAPVSTTQIISTSIMGVAASKRISSVRWMVAKDILIAWIITMPVCAGIAALLALFIR, from the coding sequence AGCAACATCAGTTTCAACAAGAGTTTTAAGCATGAAATCTGCAGTTATTATGTCTGCTATTTTGAATTTTTTAGGAGCATTCATGAGTGATAAGGTAGCTAAAACTGTTGGAGATGGTATAATAGATCCTTCTAAAATAGTACCTAGTGTTATAATAGTTGCACTTATTGCAGCGATTATATGGAACTTAATTACATGGTATTTGGGAATACCAAGTAGCTCTTCTCATGCACTTATAGGTGGACTTATTGGTGCAGCAGTAATGTATAAGACTAGCTTTGGTGTTGTAAATTGGATTGGATTCTTTAATAAAATAGTACTTTGGTTATTTTTATCACCTGTAATAGGTTTTGTTGTTGGATATATATTTATGATATTAATTGAGTGGCTATTTCATCGCTCTAAACCCGCATTTGTAAGCAGAGTATTCTCTAAAGCACAAATTGTATCAGCTATGCTTATGGCTTTAAATCATGGTGGAAATGATGCACAAAAATCAATGGGTGTAATAACAATGGCACTTATGAGTTCTGGTCTTCTTAGCTCCTTTACTGTGCCGGCATGGGTTAAAGCAGCATGTGCAATTGCAATGGCATTTGGTACATCCTTTGGAGGCTATAGAATTATAAAAACTATGGGTATGAATATGGCTAAATTAGCGCCTGTAAATGGATTTGCTGCAGAAACAGGTGCAGCCGCTGTAATATTTTCAGCTACCATGTTCCATGCTCCAGTAAGTACAACACAAATAATTTCAACATCAATAATGGGTGTTGCCGCATCTAAAAGAATATCCTCAGTAAGATGGATGGTTGCAAAGGATATTCTTATAGCATGGATTATAACTATGCCAGTATGTGCGGGTATTGCAGCATTATTAGCACTTTTTATAAGATAA
- a CDS encoding fumarate hydratase produces the protein MREIDSKVITEVVKKLCIETNYYLPQDIKEKINKYYEEEEWDIAKDVLNNIKENIDISYDENVPICQDTGMACVFLDIGQEVHVIGELIEDAVNEGVRQGYNEGYLRKSVVKDPLRRVNTNDNTPAIIHYNIVKGDKIKVTLAPKGFGSENMSKIKMLKPAEGIEGVKKFILDTVEEAGPNPCPPMVVGVGIGGTFEKAAFLAKKALIRPIDVHNEDEFYKEIEEEMLYKINKLGIGPQGFGGRTTAIGVNIETYPTHIAGLPVAVNISCHVTRHKSEEI, from the coding sequence ATGCGAGAAATAGATTCAAAAGTAATAACAGAAGTGGTAAAGAAATTATGCATAGAGACGAACTATTATTTACCACAAGATATAAAAGAAAAAATAAATAAGTATTATGAAGAAGAAGAATGGGATATAGCAAAAGATGTGCTAAATAATATAAAAGAAAATATCGATATATCTTATGACGAAAATGTACCAATATGTCAGGATACTGGTATGGCATGTGTTTTTTTGGATATAGGACAAGAGGTTCATGTAATAGGAGAGTTAATTGAGGACGCTGTAAATGAAGGTGTAAGACAAGGATATAACGAAGGTTATTTAAGAAAGTCGGTAGTTAAAGATCCTTTAAGAAGGGTAAATACCAATGACAATACTCCAGCAATAATACATTATAATATAGTTAAAGGTGATAAAATAAAGGTAACATTAGCACCAAAGGGGTTTGGCTCTGAAAATATGAGTAAAATAAAGATGCTTAAGCCTGCAGAGGGAATTGAAGGTGTAAAAAAATTTATTTTGGATACTGTTGAAGAGGCTGGACCTAATCCATGCCCACCTATGGTGGTTGGAGTTGGCATTGGAGGTACTTTTGAGAAAGCCGCGTTTTTAGCTAAAAAAGCACTTATAAGGCCTATAGATGTACATAATGAAGACGAGTTTTATAAAGAAATAGAAGAAGAAATGCTATACAAAATAAATAAGCTTGGAATAGGACCTCAAGGATTTGGAGGAAGAACTACCGCTATTGGCGTAAATATAGAAACCTATCCAACACATATAGCAGGTCTTCCGGTTGCTGTAAATATTAGTTGTCATGTAACTCGTCATAAAAGCGAAGAAATTTAG